From one uncultured Methanoregula sp. genomic stretch:
- a CDS encoding TIGR00297 family protein, with the protein MQRQRGLGYASALVGGSILLGPFLQPAWLMALVIILYSLILWRFFDTKYLSYTFCILAALYGIGLLPFFVVATTLAMLALGELVFQRGTDDLNTYLYYIISTAWAGMLVMTYLHENALLTIIFGIIAAVLLKVILLKYEDSLMIEGVGIAMTMWLIQELNYQANLQMVVAAVIVGFTFGYFAFRSKTADLSGLFSAALVGIILLVFADPRWFLIMLAFFIIGSAATKYKYEYKKRIGVEQGQSGARGYKNVFANGIVAAAAAVLFGVFQQPVFIVMYVGCVATAAADTLASEIGVTGGVPFMITTLKRVPIGTNGGVTLVGESVALLGGFLVSLAALLLGVITPMMLVICTIAGFVGTNIDSLIGATLENRGFLGNAGTNLLATIGGGLFAVALYMLLLPML; encoded by the coding sequence ATGCAGCGGCAGCGGGGACTCGGGTACGCATCGGCACTGGTGGGTGGTTCGATCCTCCTTGGCCCGTTCCTGCAGCCCGCATGGCTGATGGCGCTTGTCATCATCCTCTACTCGCTCATCCTCTGGCGTTTCTTTGATACAAAATATCTCAGTTATACATTCTGTATCCTTGCGGCACTCTACGGTATCGGTCTCCTCCCGTTCTTTGTGGTTGCCACCACGCTTGCGATGCTTGCCCTGGGAGAACTGGTATTCCAGCGGGGAACTGACGATCTCAACACCTACCTCTACTACATCATTTCGACCGCATGGGCCGGCATGCTCGTCATGACTTACCTTCACGAGAATGCACTTCTCACGATTATTTTCGGTATCATCGCGGCCGTGCTCCTCAAGGTGATACTGCTCAAGTACGAGGACTCGCTGATGATCGAGGGCGTCGGTATTGCCATGACCATGTGGCTGATCCAGGAACTCAATTACCAGGCGAACCTCCAGATGGTGGTCGCAGCGGTCATTGTCGGTTTCACGTTCGGGTACTTTGCATTCCGGTCGAAAACCGCTGACCTGTCCGGTCTCTTCTCCGCAGCTCTTGTCGGGATCATCCTGCTCGTCTTTGCCGATCCGCGGTGGTTCCTGATCATGCTCGCTTTCTTCATCATAGGTTCTGCGGCAACCAAGTACAAGTATGAGTACAAGAAACGGATCGGTGTCGAACAGGGCCAGAGCGGTGCGAGGGGATACAAGAATGTGTTTGCGAACGGTATTGTTGCCGCGGCGGCAGCAGTCCTCTTTGGCGTGTTCCAGCAACCGGTCTTCATTGTCATGTACGTGGGATGCGTTGCAACCGCGGCCGCAGATACTCTCGCGAGCGAGATTGGCGTGACCGGGGGAGTGCCGTTCATGATCACGACCCTGAAGCGGGTTCCCATAGGGACGAATGGCGGGGTCACGCTGGTAGGAGAGAGCGTCGCCCTCCTGGGGGGTTTTCTCGTCTCGCTTGCGGCCCTTCTCCTCGGGGTCATAACGCCCATGATGCTCGTCATCTGCACGATAGCAGGATTTGTCGGTACCAATATTGACAGTTTGATCGGCGCCACCCTGGAGAACCGCGGGTTCCTGGGAAATGCCGGTACAAACCTGCTTGCTACGATTGGCGGGGGTCTCTTTGCGGTAGCCCTCTACATGCTCCTTCTTCCGATGCTCTGA
- a CDS encoding valine--tRNA ligase yields the protein MVPSDQLPKNYDFAEVEERWRGIWRDEDHYFDKNSKKPQFVIDTPPPYPTGNFHIGNALNWCYIDFFARYKRMKGFNVMFPQGWDCHGLPTEVKVEELNHITKNDVSREEFRKMCRDLTIKNIEAMRQTLRKMAFSTDWSNEYITMMPQYFSKTQLSFLRMQKSGYIYQSEHPVNYCTRCETAIAFAEVSYEDRETQLNFFDFDGVEIATTRPELLAACVAVAVHPGDERYHKLKGRSMKVPLFGHDVPVVQDEAVDPAFGSGAVMICTFGDKQDVHWWKQHSLALRKAIDRKGRMTEIAGKYKGLNTSECRAAILADMKEKNILHRQEKLAQRVGTCWRCKTPIEILSERQWFVKIKPDEIQKAAHQIEWYPEHMLRRMENWVEQMEWDWCISRQRIFATPIPVWFCTKCGEMVFPDEKDLPVDPTLVKPKHPCPRCGNTTFTGEEDVLDTWMDSSISVLNVTGWNGSGMPPYFPAQIRPQGHDIIRTWAFYTILRSVALTGSKPWDEILVNGMVLGEDGFKMSKSRGNIIVPEEILVKYGADALRQWGAMGAATGSDIMFNWNDVVAASRFQTKMWNITKFALMQLEKGGFDENEPVTALADRWLLVRLSDTAEQVSAAMEDYQFDIALKAIREFAWDVLADNYIELVKGRLYQQDTSRKSACLVLHTAFDALCRMLAPFTPYFAEECYSCFNPGRSVHKQPWVSFTYDDEAAGKEGNLLVQVVAEVRKYKHDAGLALNAPLGKVTIYAPHTVNDEGDTGRTLNADVHWRTDVAKLDRVITDIDFNRSIVGPTFRKQAGAFMAAVKALSPEELASPPKTIMLGGVETAMPGNVFTPKYSYMEEGAKVDVITVGDVIVTIAKK from the coding sequence ATGGTGCCATCTGATCAACTGCCGAAGAACTATGATTTCGCTGAAGTGGAAGAGCGCTGGAGGGGGATCTGGCGCGATGAGGATCACTATTTTGACAAAAACTCAAAAAAGCCACAGTTCGTGATCGATACGCCCCCGCCGTACCCGACCGGTAACTTCCATATCGGTAACGCGCTGAACTGGTGTTACATCGACTTCTTTGCCCGCTACAAGCGCATGAAGGGTTTCAATGTGATGTTCCCGCAGGGCTGGGACTGCCACGGTCTCCCGACTGAAGTCAAGGTGGAGGAACTCAACCACATCACCAAGAACGATGTGTCCCGGGAAGAGTTCCGGAAGATGTGCCGCGATCTCACCATCAAGAACATCGAGGCCATGCGCCAGACCCTGCGGAAGATGGCGTTCTCCACGGACTGGAGTAACGAGTACATCACGATGATGCCGCAGTACTTCAGCAAGACCCAGCTGTCATTCCTGCGGATGCAGAAGTCCGGCTACATCTACCAGAGCGAGCACCCGGTCAATTACTGCACCCGCTGCGAGACCGCAATTGCCTTTGCAGAAGTCTCGTACGAGGACCGCGAGACACAGCTCAATTTCTTCGATTTCGATGGCGTGGAGATCGCGACCACCCGGCCCGAACTCCTCGCGGCCTGCGTTGCAGTAGCCGTGCACCCCGGCGACGAGCGCTACCACAAGCTGAAAGGCAGATCCATGAAAGTTCCGCTCTTCGGCCACGATGTCCCGGTCGTGCAGGACGAGGCAGTTGACCCGGCTTTCGGCTCGGGCGCTGTGATGATCTGTACCTTCGGTGACAAGCAGGATGTCCACTGGTGGAAACAGCACAGCCTTGCGCTAAGGAAAGCTATCGACCGCAAGGGCCGGATGACCGAAATTGCCGGCAAGTACAAGGGACTCAATACATCAGAATGCAGGGCTGCAATCCTTGCCGACATGAAGGAGAAGAATATCCTCCACCGCCAGGAGAAACTCGCCCAGCGCGTAGGTACCTGCTGGCGATGCAAGACCCCCATCGAGATCCTCTCCGAGCGGCAGTGGTTTGTGAAGATCAAGCCGGACGAGATCCAGAAAGCAGCCCACCAGATCGAGTGGTATCCCGAGCACATGCTCCGCAGGATGGAGAACTGGGTGGAGCAGATGGAATGGGACTGGTGCATCTCCCGCCAGCGCATCTTTGCAACACCGATCCCGGTCTGGTTCTGCACAAAATGCGGTGAAATGGTATTTCCCGATGAGAAGGACCTCCCTGTTGACCCGACGCTCGTCAAGCCGAAACATCCCTGCCCCAGGTGTGGCAACACCACATTCACCGGTGAAGAAGACGTTCTCGACACCTGGATGGATTCCTCCATCTCGGTTCTCAACGTGACCGGCTGGAACGGCAGCGGCATGCCCCCGTACTTCCCCGCACAGATCCGCCCGCAGGGGCATGACATCATCCGGACATGGGCCTTCTACACCATCCTGCGATCGGTTGCACTCACGGGATCGAAACCCTGGGACGAGATCCTGGTCAATGGCATGGTGCTCGGCGAAGACGGGTTCAAGATGAGCAAGAGCCGGGGCAACATCATCGTGCCCGAGGAGATTCTCGTAAAATATGGCGCCGATGCTCTCAGGCAATGGGGTGCCATGGGCGCGGCCACCGGCTCCGATATCATGTTCAACTGGAACGATGTGGTAGCAGCATCCCGGTTCCAGACAAAGATGTGGAATATCACCAAGTTTGCTCTCATGCAGCTGGAGAAGGGCGGGTTTGACGAGAACGAACCGGTCACAGCGCTTGCCGACCGCTGGCTCCTTGTCCGGCTCTCGGATACGGCCGAGCAGGTCAGCGCTGCCATGGAGGACTACCAGTTCGATATAGCCCTTAAGGCGATCCGCGAGTTCGCGTGGGATGTACTTGCCGACAACTACATCGAACTCGTCAAGGGCCGGCTTTACCAGCAGGACACCTCCCGGAAGAGCGCCTGCCTCGTGCTCCACACCGCATTCGACGCCCTGTGCCGGATGCTCGCCCCGTTCACCCCCTACTTTGCCGAGGAGTGCTATTCCTGTTTCAACCCGGGCCGGAGTGTTCACAAGCAGCCATGGGTCTCGTTCACCTACGATGACGAGGCTGCCGGGAAGGAAGGAAACCTGCTCGTGCAGGTCGTGGCCGAAGTCCGGAAATACAAGCACGATGCCGGCCTTGCCCTCAACGCCCCGCTCGGGAAGGTCACCATCTATGCCCCGCACACGGTCAACGACGAGGGCGATACCGGGCGCACGCTCAACGCGGACGTCCACTGGCGCACGGATGTAGCAAAACTCGACCGCGTTATCACCGATATCGATTTCAACCGCTCGATTGTCGGACCCACCTTCCGCAAGCAGGCCGGCGCGTTTATGGCTGCCGTGAAAGCTCTTTCACCTGAAGAACTCGCGAGCCCGCCGAAGACGATTATGCTTGGCGGGGTCGAGACCGCAATGCCCGGGAATGTATTCACGCCGAAATATTCCTACATGGAAGAAGGGGCGAAGGTTGACGTGATCACTGTTGGCGATGTGATCGTGACGATTGCGAAGAAGTAA
- a CDS encoding PKD domain-containing protein, whose protein sequence is MKKNVVLIAAFMLLTITVTGFVVLSNIQSYGLTHHTDELSYKWVDDTISRNNLHLNLLGQSNYITIHALLPEVPASFPMYKGTLLEGDAVYLSPGDSMSPKNKVISEEDAPGVAEQIMASYGGLPKDARLVLVNTSYLKKMSSDTGEVLEKWPVSTSVVYNRNLMGLPIVGDGDRIAIDLGENGELLEIYKIWRTLEYTGFNVSIISPPRAVEKLQNGESINHLMSDQGIVITNITLGIYEKSRTDPKIFLEPIWIFSGTTPSRDRVSLYVYARQFANLTATPISGKVPLNVTFTDISDASPTKWLWNFGDGINSTERNPVHQYTAAGTYNISLKVWNDLGSDMMEKTGYITVRNPAPPIANFTATPLSGVKPLKVTFNDTSANGPAGWMWNFGDGTNSTEQHPVHIYTSAGNFTVSLNVMSRDGSNSTVKSDYIRVTSQPPTTIPTTAVTIKPTTKPTPIKTHAPLSPLVAIAGVTAVGAIYIFGARRAP, encoded by the coding sequence ATGAAAAAAAACGTAGTTTTAATTGCAGCTTTCATGTTATTGACGATAACAGTAACCGGATTCGTGGTATTATCAAATATTCAATCTTACGGGTTAACTCATCATACCGACGAGTTATCGTATAAATGGGTCGATGATACAATCAGTAGAAATAATCTGCATCTGAATTTGCTGGGACAATCGAATTATATCACCATTCATGCATTATTACCTGAAGTTCCTGCATCATTCCCGATGTACAAAGGTACATTATTGGAAGGGGACGCAGTATATCTGTCTCCCGGAGATTCGATGTCACCAAAAAATAAGGTAATCTCAGAAGAAGATGCTCCGGGTGTCGCAGAACAGATTATGGCTTCATATGGCGGGTTACCAAAAGATGCAAGATTGGTACTAGTAAATACCAGTTATCTGAAAAAAATGAGTAGTGATACTGGTGAAGTATTGGAAAAATGGCCAGTCTCCACTAGCGTAGTATATAACAGAAACCTGATGGGGTTACCGATCGTCGGAGACGGTGACAGGATTGCAATTGATTTAGGTGAAAATGGGGAATTGTTGGAGATTTATAAAATCTGGAGAACCTTGGAATATACCGGATTCAACGTCTCAATAATTTCACCCCCGCGAGCAGTAGAAAAACTTCAGAATGGCGAGAGTATCAATCATTTGATGTCAGATCAAGGTATCGTCATCACTAATATTACTTTAGGGATTTATGAAAAAAGCAGGACCGACCCCAAGATCTTTTTGGAACCCATATGGATTTTTTCCGGTACAACCCCTTCAAGAGATCGTGTTAGTTTGTACGTCTACGCCCGGCAGTTTGCCAACCTCACTGCCACACCCATTTCCGGCAAAGTACCGCTGAACGTGACGTTTACCGACATCTCGGATGCTTCTCCCACAAAATGGCTCTGGAATTTTGGCGACGGCATCAACTCTACCGAGCGGAATCCGGTCCACCAGTATACGGCCGCAGGAACCTACAACATCTCGCTGAAAGTATGGAACGATCTCGGCAGCGATATGATGGAAAAAACCGGTTATATAACCGTCCGAAACCCCGCACCGCCCATCGCCAATTTCACCGCAACGCCATTATCTGGGGTCAAACCCCTGAAAGTAACCTTCAATGACACCTCCGCCAATGGACCGGCAGGCTGGATGTGGAATTTCGGTGACGGCACCAACAGTACGGAACAACATCCGGTCCACATCTACACATCCGCAGGGAACTTCACGGTCTCGCTGAACGTGATGAGCCGCGACGGATCCAATTCCACCGTAAAATCGGACTATATCCGTGTGACCAGCCAGCCACCAACAACGATCCCGACAACTGCAGTCACGATAAAGCCAACAACAAAACCTACACCTATAAAAACGCACGCCCCGCTTTCACCGCTCGTGGCTATAGCCGGGGTTACTGCGGTCGGTGCGATATACATTTTCGGGGCCAGAAGAGCACCGTGA
- the tmk gene encoding dTMP kinase, with protein MLITLEGIDGSGKSSLHTALQDLLKDLDPVFTREPGATWVGESVRRAIAEQIDPITEATLFVADHAAHLAKVVRPALAEGRVVISDRYSDSRFAYQSVTLQGIIPKPEQWLRAMHNGWTITPDKTFLCVLPIENALTRLKPQGEREHFEKRETLEKVQNNYLSYARNEPSRFVIVDAMEDRDEIARFVADAIRMIVQTGRKKGKR; from the coding sequence TTGCTGATCACTCTCGAAGGAATTGATGGCAGTGGCAAGAGTTCGCTGCATACAGCGCTGCAGGACCTGCTTAAGGATCTCGACCCGGTATTCACCCGCGAACCCGGGGCAACGTGGGTGGGGGAATCCGTGCGCAGGGCTATCGCGGAGCAGATTGATCCTATTACCGAAGCCACGCTCTTTGTGGCCGATCATGCCGCCCACCTGGCAAAAGTAGTCCGCCCCGCTCTTGCTGAAGGGCGGGTCGTCATTTCCGACCGGTACAGTGACAGCCGCTTTGCTTACCAGTCCGTTACCCTGCAGGGAATTATCCCGAAGCCGGAACAGTGGCTCCGTGCCATGCACAACGGCTGGACCATCACGCCGGACAAGACATTCCTCTGCGTGCTCCCGATTGAAAATGCCCTGACCCGGCTGAAGCCGCAGGGAGAGCGGGAGCATTTCGAGAAACGTGAAACACTGGAGAAGGTGCAGAACAATTATCTCTCGTATGCCCGGAATGAACCGTCGCGGTTTGTGATCGTTGACGCGATGGAAGACCGGGACGAGATTGCCCGGTTTGTTGCGGATGCGATCCGGATGATTGTGCAGACCGGCAGGAAGAAAGGGAAGCGATAA
- a CDS encoding HisA/HisF-related TIM barrel protein — MDLVLAMDLRQNLVVHGKSGHRETYKPLDWGCSPTADPPGFVKSIQPEFIYIADLDRIESTGSHDSIIAECARQVNTCYVDRGCRSPGDMLRGDNIVNIVGTETGGSDLSRYHEGFLSIDIKNGRVIPSGNDPEVMLRRAGSWEFEGCIILNIGAVGTRDGLDPVFLEKLRSSYTGRLFYGGGVATVTDLEMLQAAGFDGAIIATALHYGAVPLEWIRRGTCC; from the coding sequence ATGGATCTGGTTCTTGCAATGGATTTGCGGCAAAATCTGGTAGTGCATGGTAAAAGCGGGCACCGCGAGACGTATAAACCGCTTGACTGGGGCTGTTCTCCGACAGCAGACCCGCCAGGATTTGTCAAATCGATCCAGCCGGAATTTATCTACATTGCAGATCTTGACCGTATCGAAAGCACCGGCTCGCACGATTCGATCATAGCGGAATGTGCCCGGCAGGTTAACACCTGCTATGTTGATCGCGGCTGCCGATCTCCCGGCGACATGCTCCGTGGAGATAATATCGTCAACATTGTCGGGACCGAGACCGGCGGGTCTGACTTGTCACGCTACCATGAAGGCTTCCTCAGTATCGATATCAAAAACGGCAGGGTCATCCCTTCCGGAAACGATCCGGAAGTAATGCTCCGCAGGGCCGGTTCGTGGGAGTTCGAAGGCTGCATCATCCTCAATATTGGTGCGGTTGGGACCCGGGACGGCCTTGATCCCGTGTTCCTGGAAAAGCTGCGGTCATCGTATACCGGCCGGTTGTTCTATGGAGGGGGGGTGGCAACGGTAACGGATCTCGAGATGTTGCAGGCTGCCGGGTTTGATGGAGCCATCATTGCAACAGCTCTTCATTATGGTGCAGTCCCGCTTGAATGGATCCGGAGGGGAACCTGTTGCTGA
- a CDS encoding (5-formylfuran-3-yl)methyl phosphate synthase: MQLLVSPSSITEARHSTAADIIDVKKPSEGSLGANFPWVIREIKSFSKKPVSAAIGDFDYKPGGASLAAYGAACAGADYVKIGLAFEGQDQANDVIDAVVKAVKDEFPEKKVVIAAYSDYERMHSISPFDMAPIAAECGADFAMLDTGIKDRQSTFAFMDEELLRSFTEKNRKLGLGTALAGALKFEDIDALKRINPDIIGVRGMVCGGDRNAVVREDLIKTALAMIR; the protein is encoded by the coding sequence ATGCAATTGTTGGTCAGCCCAAGCTCTATCACTGAAGCCAGACATTCTACTGCCGCTGACATAATCGATGTTAAAAAGCCGTCCGAGGGATCTCTGGGAGCAAACTTCCCCTGGGTTATCCGCGAGATCAAATCGTTCTCGAAAAAGCCCGTGAGTGCAGCAATTGGCGACTTCGATTACAAACCCGGCGGAGCTTCTCTCGCTGCTTACGGCGCAGCCTGTGCCGGGGCTGACTACGTGAAGATCGGCCTTGCGTTCGAAGGGCAGGATCAGGCAAACGATGTTATCGATGCAGTTGTCAAGGCAGTCAAGGACGAGTTCCCGGAAAAAAAAGTCGTGATTGCTGCCTACTCGGATTACGAGCGGATGCACTCGATCTCGCCTTTTGACATGGCTCCCATTGCCGCAGAATGCGGGGCAGATTTCGCCATGCTCGACACCGGCATTAAAGATCGCCAGAGCACGTTTGCTTTCATGGATGAGGAACTGCTCCGGTCATTTACGGAGAAAAACCGGAAACTCGGTCTCGGGACTGCACTTGCCGGGGCACTGAAGTTCGAAGATATTGATGCATTGAAACGGATCAACCCGGATATCATCGGTGTCCGGGGAATGGTCTGCGGCGGCGACCGGAACGCCGTGGTCCGCGAGGATCTGATTAAGACGGCACTTGCCATGATCAGGTGA
- the guaB gene encoding IMP dehydrogenase — MFIEKLDVPLSLTFDDVLLEPRASWLEPSEADVRSRFTKKINVNIPLVSAAMDTVTEATMAITLAREGGIGVIHRNMPAERSLQEVTFVKQSEELIEREVLYVESTATVSDAERIMNQYSIGGVPVIDKGKIIGIVSRRDVRAIVQKRGDEKITAIMTKKPIVADEDITAEKALEIMYTNKVERLPVVDKKGKLVGIITMQDILEKRQYPLACRDAVGNLRVAAAVGPFDFARAELLDQNGVDVLVVDTAHGHNMRGVAAIKDIKGSMKAEVVAGNIATKEAALALLDAGVDGLKVGIGPGSICTTRIVAGTGVPQITAVAQVADVAHSAGVPVVSDGGIRFSGDVAKAIAAGADTVMMGSMFAGTDESPGKVISMKGRRYKQYRGMGSLGVMSSGESSDRYFQKKGIGSTKFVPEGVEGVTPYVGHVHEVIYQLVGGLKSAMGYTGSKTIGDMHTNARFVRITNAGMTESHPHNIMITDEAPNYRLFE, encoded by the coding sequence ATGTTCATTGAAAAACTGGATGTCCCACTCTCGTTAACCTTTGACGATGTACTGCTCGAACCACGGGCTTCCTGGCTCGAACCTTCCGAAGCGGATGTCCGCTCACGGTTCACAAAGAAGATCAATGTGAACATTCCGCTCGTTTCCGCGGCAATGGATACGGTCACGGAGGCGACCATGGCCATAACCCTCGCCCGCGAGGGAGGAATCGGGGTGATCCACCGGAATATGCCCGCCGAACGATCGCTGCAGGAAGTCACCTTCGTCAAGCAGTCAGAGGAACTCATCGAGCGCGAAGTCCTGTATGTCGAGAGTACGGCAACAGTCTCCGATGCCGAACGCATCATGAACCAGTACAGTATCGGCGGTGTCCCGGTCATTGACAAGGGGAAGATCATCGGCATTGTCAGCCGGCGCGATGTCCGGGCAATCGTGCAGAAGCGCGGGGACGAGAAGATTACCGCGATCATGACAAAGAAGCCCATCGTCGCTGATGAGGACATCACCGCTGAGAAAGCGCTCGAGATCATGTATACCAACAAAGTCGAGCGTCTTCCGGTCGTGGATAAAAAAGGTAAACTTGTCGGGATCATCACGATGCAGGATATCCTTGAGAAACGCCAGTACCCGCTCGCGTGCCGGGATGCTGTGGGAAATCTCCGGGTAGCTGCAGCAGTCGGCCCATTCGATTTTGCCCGGGCTGAACTTCTCGACCAGAACGGCGTGGATGTACTTGTTGTGGATACCGCGCACGGGCACAACATGAGAGGCGTGGCAGCAATCAAGGACATCAAGGGCAGCATGAAGGCGGAGGTTGTTGCAGGCAACATTGCGACAAAAGAAGCAGCCCTTGCCCTGCTCGATGCCGGCGTTGACGGGTTAAAGGTAGGTATCGGCCCGGGTTCTATCTGCACGACCCGGATCGTTGCGGGAACCGGTGTCCCGCAGATTACTGCCGTTGCACAGGTAGCAGATGTTGCCCACTCTGCCGGTGTGCCGGTTGTCTCGGACGGAGGCATCCGGTTCAGCGGCGATGTGGCAAAAGCTATTGCAGCGGGTGCAGACACCGTCATGATGGGCAGCATGTTTGCCGGGACAGACGAATCCCCCGGCAAAGTGATCAGCATGAAAGGCCGGCGCTACAAGCAGTACCGGGGCATGGGATCGCTCGGGGTCATGAGCAGCGGGGAATCGAGCGACCGGTATTTCCAGAAGAAAGGTATCGGGAGCACGAAATTCGTGCCTGAAGGTGTCGAGGGTGTTACCCCTTACGTGGGTCATGTCCACGAAGTCATCTACCAGCTTGTCGGCGGGCTCAAGTCGGCGATGGGCTACACCGGTTCAAAGACCATCGGGGATATGCACACGAATGCACGGTTTGTCCGGATCACGAATGCAGGCATGACCGAGAGCCACCCGCACAATATCATGATCACGGATGAAGCGCCCAATTACCGGCTCTTCGAGTAA
- the sixA gene encoding phosphohistidine phosphatase SixA has protein sequence MDIFILRHGKAETAGKGMPDGDRHLTVKGREDILAVARWLASQDYLFDVIAASPLVRAQETAAIVADTLGEPAHVVTWQNLVPGGDPDSVCREISGLAEDNLILLVGHEPLLSTLISRIITGEEGAGIIMTKGGLAKIRNFSYAERPSGELHWLLTGKQMAGLNR, from the coding sequence GTGGATATTTTCATTCTCCGTCACGGCAAGGCAGAGACTGCAGGCAAAGGGATGCCGGATGGCGACCGCCATCTCACCGTAAAAGGCAGGGAGGATATCCTGGCCGTTGCACGGTGGCTGGCATCGCAGGATTACCTGTTCGATGTCATTGCTGCAAGCCCGCTGGTCCGGGCGCAGGAAACTGCAGCTATAGTTGCCGACACTCTCGGGGAGCCGGCTCATGTTGTAACCTGGCAGAACCTTGTCCCGGGAGGAGACCCGGATTCGGTCTGCCGGGAGATCAGCGGGTTAGCGGAAGACAACCTGATCCTGCTCGTGGGTCACGAACCACTTCTCTCAACGCTCATCAGCAGGATCATTACAGGGGAGGAAGGGGCAGGCATCATCATGACCAAAGGCGGGCTCGCAAAGATCCGGAATTTTTCATATGCAGAGCGGCCTTCCGGCGAATTACACTGGCTGCTCACCGGAAAACAAATGGCTGGATTGAACCGGTAA
- a CDS encoding DUF6125 family protein, with amino-acid sequence MALIPEDCTKELNDAARNWLAIDGLWFQAVEQEYGMDVAVALDCKVWKEYAAIEARRIKERLGLPEKGGLDALQIAFENRLFSHVNEYEIQRPDQKTLVLNTRTCRVQAARERKKLPPFACKPVGLVEFPVFARTIDARVITECLSCPPELRPGTRYCSWKFTLNETE; translated from the coding sequence ATGGCGCTGATTCCGGAAGACTGTACAAAAGAGCTGAACGATGCGGCCAGGAACTGGCTGGCCATCGATGGCCTCTGGTTCCAGGCAGTTGAACAGGAATATGGTATGGATGTTGCAGTTGCCCTTGACTGCAAAGTCTGGAAAGAGTACGCAGCAATCGAAGCCCGGCGGATAAAGGAGCGTCTCGGCCTTCCGGAAAAGGGGGGACTGGATGCCCTGCAGATCGCTTTTGAAAACCGGCTCTTCAGCCATGTCAACGAGTATGAGATCCAACGTCCGGATCAAAAGACCCTGGTGCTCAATACCAGAACCTGCCGGGTGCAGGCCGCACGCGAACGAAAGAAGTTGCCGCCCTTTGCCTGCAAGCCTGTCGGACTGGTTGAGTTTCCTGTATTTGCCCGGACCATCGATGCACGGGTAATAACCGAATGCCTGTCATGCCCGCCGGAACTGCGACCCGGAACGCGGTATTGTTCATGGAAGTTTACCCTTAACGAAACAGAATGA
- the msrA gene encoding peptide-methionine (S)-S-oxide reductase MsrA, with protein MEDADRYQRATFAAGCFWDAEASFRRMNGIVATAVGFTGGKPADPTYEQVSEGSTGHAEAVDIIFDPAVVTCDQLLDAFWNIHDPTRQEEQGDYTGPQYRSAIYYHNDEQKEAALASRKKVQETGRFGNRQIVTELVPATRFWPAEECHQQFYEKCGQGYCISRQADE; from the coding sequence ATGGAAGATGCTGACCGGTATCAGAGGGCCACGTTTGCCGCCGGCTGTTTCTGGGATGCAGAAGCATCCTTTCGCAGGATGAACGGAATTGTTGCAACTGCGGTCGGGTTTACCGGCGGGAAACCTGCCGATCCAACGTATGAACAGGTGAGCGAAGGATCAACCGGACATGCGGAAGCCGTGGATATCATCTTCGATCCTGCGGTTGTTACCTGCGATCAGCTGCTCGACGCATTCTGGAATATACACGACCCGACACGGCAGGAAGAGCAGGGGGACTATACCGGTCCCCAGTACCGTTCCGCGATCTATTATCATAACGATGAACAGAAGGAGGCTGCACTTGCATCCCGGAAAAAGGTACAGGAGACGGGCAGGTTCGGCAACAGGCAGATCGTTACAGAGCTCGTCCCCGCGACCCGGTTCTGGCCGGCCGAAGAATGCCACCAGCAGTTTTACGAGAAGTGCGGGCAGGGATACTGCATCAGCCGTCAGGCAGATGAGTAA